In a genomic window of Balaenoptera ricei isolate mBalRic1 chromosome 3, mBalRic1.hap2, whole genome shotgun sequence:
- the TNFAIP8 gene encoding tumor necrosis factor alpha-induced protein 8 isoform X3: MASKSIATTLIDDTSSEVLDELYRVTKEYTQNKKEAEKIIKNLIKTVIKLAILYRNNQFNQDELALMEKFKKKVHQLAMTVVSFHQVDFTFDRNVLSRLLNECREMLHQVIQRHLTAKSHGRVNNVFDHFSDCDFLAALYNPFGNFKPHLQKLCDGINKMLDEENI; the protein is encoded by the coding sequence ATGGCGTCCAAATCCATCGCTACCACCTTAATCGATGACACAAGCAGCGAAGTGCTGGATGAGCTCTACAGGGTGACCAAggagtacacccagaacaagaaggaggcagagaagaTCATCAAAAACCTCATCAAAACGGTCATCAAGCTGGCCATTCTTTACAGGAATAATCAGTTTAACCAAGATGAGCTAGCACTGATGGAGAAATTCAAGAAGAAAGTTCATCAACTTGCTATGACCGTGGTCAGTTTCCATCAGGTGGATTTCACCTTTGACCGGAATGTGTTATCCAGGCTGTTAAATGAGTGTAGAGAGATGCTCCACCAGGTCATCCAGCGTCACCTCACCGCCAAGTCACATGGACGGGTTAATAATGTCTTTGATCATTTTTCAGATTGTGATTTCTTGGCTGCCTTGTATAATCCCTTTGGAAATTTTAAACCCCACTTACAAAAACTGTGTGATGGCATCAACAAAATGTTAGACGAAGAGAACATATGA
- the TNFAIP8 gene encoding tumor necrosis factor alpha-induced protein 8 isoform X2 — translation MATDVFNSKNLAVQAQKKILGKMASKSIATTLIDDTSSEVLDELYRVTKEYTQNKKEAEKIIKNLIKTVIKLAILYRNNQFNQDELALMEKFKKKVHQLAMTVVSFHQVDFTFDRNVLSRLLNECREMLHQVIQRHLTAKSHGRVNNVFDHFSDCDFLAALYNPFGNFKPHLQKLCDGINKMLDEENI, via the coding sequence TGGCCACAGATGTCTTTAATTCCAAAAACCTGGCCGTTCAGGCACAAAAGAAGATCTTGGGTAAAATGGCGTCCAAATCCATCGCTACCACCTTAATCGATGACACAAGCAGCGAAGTGCTGGATGAGCTCTACAGGGTGACCAAggagtacacccagaacaagaaggaggcagagaagaTCATCAAAAACCTCATCAAAACGGTCATCAAGCTGGCCATTCTTTACAGGAATAATCAGTTTAACCAAGATGAGCTAGCACTGATGGAGAAATTCAAGAAGAAAGTTCATCAACTTGCTATGACCGTGGTCAGTTTCCATCAGGTGGATTTCACCTTTGACCGGAATGTGTTATCCAGGCTGTTAAATGAGTGTAGAGAGATGCTCCACCAGGTCATCCAGCGTCACCTCACCGCCAAGTCACATGGACGGGTTAATAATGTCTTTGATCATTTTTCAGATTGTGATTTCTTGGCTGCCTTGTATAATCCCTTTGGAAATTTTAAACCCCACTTACAAAAACTGTGTGATGGCATCAACAAAATGTTAGACGAAGAGAACATATGA